One genomic region from Thermoleptolyngbya sichuanensis A183 encodes:
- the rplU gene encoding 50S ribosomal protein L21, with the protein MTYAIVETSGTQLRVEPGRFYDVNRLDVGENEKVTLDRVLFVENDGEISVGQPLVAGATVEATVLRHLRARKIIVYKMRPKKKTRKKQGHRQDLTRLMIDAINLGGTTLAAAKKTEVVQATELVEPAPEPAADDAEA; encoded by the coding sequence ATGACCTACGCAATTGTCGAAACGAGTGGAACCCAACTGCGGGTAGAGCCGGGCCGGTTCTACGACGTGAACCGCCTGGATGTGGGCGAAAACGAAAAAGTCACCCTGGATCGGGTGCTGTTTGTTGAAAACGACGGCGAAATTTCGGTGGGGCAGCCTTTGGTGGCTGGGGCAACCGTCGAAGCGACTGTCCTGCGCCATCTGCGGGCCCGCAAAATCATCGTCTACAAGATGCGCCCCAAAAAGAAAACCCGCAAGAAGCAAGGCCATCGCCAAGATCTGACCCGCCTGATGATCGACGCGATCAACCTGGGCGGCACGACTCTGGCCGCTGCAAAGAAAACAGAAGTTGTTCAGGCGACTGAGCTGGTGGAA